One window of the Shewanella litorisediminis genome contains the following:
- a CDS encoding cbb3-type cytochrome oxidase subunit 3, with translation MDYGTLHGIVTVVVMLTFVGIFAWAYSSRRKKSFDEAANLVFSDEETKGMKDSGEQK, from the coding sequence ATGGATTACGGCACATTACACGGGATAGTAACCGTTGTTGTAATGCTGACCTTCGTCGGTATATTTGCTTGGGCTTATAGCTCCCGTCGCAAAAAGAGTTTCGACGAGGCGGCTAACCTTGTGTTTTCCGATGAGGAAACCAAGGGAATGAAGGACTCAGGAGAGCAAAAATAA
- the ccoS gene encoding cbb3-type cytochrome oxidase assembly protein CcoS translates to MSIIYILIPIAMLFVLIAVGVFFWAVRTEQFDDLDRQGASILFEEDTPATRGDAAASRTEPTDKP, encoded by the coding sequence GTGAGCATCATCTACATTCTCATTCCCATTGCGATGCTGTTTGTGCTCATTGCGGTTGGTGTCTTCTTTTGGGCCGTTCGAACAGAACAGTTTGATGACCTTGACCGGCAGGGGGCGTCCATTTTGTTTGAAGAAGATACACCCGCCACTCGCGGCGACGCAGCGGCTTCACGCACTGAGCCAACGGATAAACCTTAA
- the ccoP gene encoding cytochrome-c oxidase, cbb3-type subunit III, giving the protein MSNFWSMWISILTILVIVGCFVLLKICSKNTTPDIKEGESMGHSFDGIEELNNPLPKWWSYMFYITIVFGVIYLALYPGLGNFKGFLGWSSSNQSIGTEQGIKADSKAAIENAAKDGRWVQYDVEVKSADDKYGHIFKEYAATPLEELVKNPEALKVGGRLFLQNCAQCHGSDARGSTGFPDLTDADWLYGGDLATIKASIMNGRRGMMPPKGGLPIDDSEIPGLAEYVVSLSGGDHDAALAAQGQGSFMKGCFACHGMDGKGNKFMGAPDLTDTVWLYGGSRGKIEESIKFGRTGVMPAWKDVLGEEKVHVITAYVYSLSNK; this is encoded by the coding sequence ATGAGTAACTTCTGGAGTATGTGGATTAGCATACTCACTATCCTGGTGATCGTAGGCTGCTTCGTGCTGCTGAAAATCTGTTCCAAGAACACGACGCCTGATATTAAAGAAGGCGAATCAATGGGTCATAGCTTCGACGGTATCGAAGAGCTGAACAACCCGCTGCCAAAGTGGTGGAGCTACATGTTCTACATCACTATCGTGTTCGGTGTGATTTACCTGGCTCTGTATCCAGGTCTGGGGAACTTCAAAGGTTTCCTGGGTTGGAGCAGCTCTAACCAGAGCATTGGTACTGAGCAAGGTATCAAGGCCGACTCTAAAGCAGCCATCGAAAATGCTGCCAAAGACGGTCGCTGGGTTCAGTATGATGTCGAAGTGAAAAGTGCCGACGACAAATACGGTCACATTTTTAAAGAATACGCGGCAACCCCATTGGAAGAGCTGGTGAAAAACCCAGAAGCCTTGAAAGTGGGTGGTCGTCTGTTCCTGCAAAACTGTGCCCAGTGTCACGGCTCTGATGCTCGAGGCAGCACAGGCTTCCCTGACCTGACCGATGCCGATTGGCTCTATGGTGGTGACCTGGCTACTATCAAGGCCAGCATCATGAACGGTCGCCGTGGCATGATGCCACCAAAGGGTGGCTTGCCTATCGACGACAGTGAGATCCCAGGCCTGGCTGAGTATGTTGTCAGTCTCTCGGGCGGTGACCACGATGCCGCACTGGCCGCTCAAGGTCAGGGCTCGTTCATGAAAGGCTGTTTTGCCTGTCACGGTATGGACGGCAAAGGCAACAAATTCATGGGTGCCCCAGATCTGACTGACACTGTTTGGTTATACGGCGGTAGCCGCGGCAAGATTGAAGAGTCAATCAAGTTCGGTCGTACCGGCGTAATGCCAGCATGGAAAGATGTACTGGGCGAAGAAAAAGTCCATGTCATCACTGCCTACGTTTATAGCTTGTCCAACAAGTAA
- a CDS encoding FixH family protein, with protein MNKQQAWYKQFWPWFLIILPMCAVIASFTTLKIAMDNSDSLVAEEYYKKGKAINMDLSKIQYARQIGMQFLVSVKDGAITLEQHGGPAYDAALNTNFYHPTLAERDFAGMVTQDAAKLYRITPSQPISGFWEVRIESFDGKWRLQKRLELTEGIEHWLN; from the coding sequence ATGAATAAGCAGCAAGCCTGGTATAAGCAGTTTTGGCCCTGGTTTTTAATTATCCTTCCCATGTGTGCAGTTATCGCAAGTTTTACCACCCTGAAAATTGCCATGGATAACTCAGATTCGTTGGTAGCCGAGGAATATTACAAAAAGGGCAAGGCCATCAATATGGACCTGTCCAAAATTCAGTATGCACGCCAGATTGGTATGCAGTTTTTGGTTTCAGTCAAAGACGGTGCCATCACCCTCGAACAGCATGGTGGACCCGCCTATGACGCGGCGCTGAATACCAACTTTTATCACCCCACCCTTGCTGAACGCGATTTTGCGGGCATGGTAACCCAGGATGCCGCCAAACTTTATCGCATCACGCCGTCCCAGCCTATTTCAGGCTTTTGGGAAGTCCGCATTGAGAGTTTTGATGGCAAATGGCGCCTGCAAAAGCGCCTTGAGCTCACTGAAGGCATAGAACACTGGCTGAATTGA
- the ccoO gene encoding cytochrome-c oxidase, cbb3-type subunit II, producing MKFNHELIEKNIGLLGIFTVLVISIGGLVQITPLLFQKDTTEPVKGLRPYTALELEGRDIYIREGCYNCHSQMIRPLRAETERYGHYSVAGESVWDHPFQWGSKRTGPDLARVGGRYSDKWHEVHLIDPRAVVPQSNMPAFPWLADNKLDGQHTARKMTILRDMHKGENNGKDLYSDEEIANAQKAVEGKTEMEAIIAYLQSLGHALK from the coding sequence ATGAAATTCAACCATGAATTAATTGAGAAAAACATCGGTTTGCTCGGTATCTTCACCGTGCTGGTGATCAGCATCGGTGGTCTGGTGCAAATCACGCCACTGCTGTTCCAGAAAGATACCACCGAGCCAGTGAAAGGCCTGCGCCCCTACACTGCACTCGAGCTCGAAGGCCGTGACATCTATATCCGTGAAGGTTGCTACAACTGCCACAGCCAGATGATCCGTCCCCTGCGTGCTGAAACTGAACGTTATGGCCACTACTCTGTTGCCGGTGAATCAGTATGGGATCATCCCTTCCAGTGGGGCTCCAAGCGTACTGGTCCAGACCTGGCCCGTGTAGGCGGTCGTTACAGCGATAAATGGCACGAAGTTCACCTGATTGATCCTCGCGCCGTGGTTCCTCAGTCCAACATGCCTGCTTTCCCTTGGCTAGCCGACAACAAGCTTGATGGCCAGCATACAGCCCGCAAGATGACCATTTTGCGTGATATGCACAAGGGCGAGAACAACGGCAAAGACCTGTACAGCGATGAAGAAATTGCCAACGCTCAGAAAGCCGTAGAAGGCAAAACTGAGATGGAAGCCATTATCGCTTACCTGCAGTCTTTGGGGCATGCACTCAAATAA
- a CDS encoding heavy metal translocating P-type ATPase → MTTISCFHCNEPVLTGNRFITRIDNVDQMMCCPGCQAVSQAIVDAGLLSYYKYRTEPGNRQTALVPDSLNHFSAYDLPEVQQDFVQGRDGREEVTLSIDGITCAACAWLIEHKLQKLEGIERIQVNSTTQRAFIRWKPGLVKLSDILSAIGSIGYSAAPFQLDDQEVVSKRNSRRFLLRLGLAGFATMQVMMFALALYAGYFTDLETEYRDYFRWVSMIFAAPVVFYSAQPFYFSAIRAILGGKLNMDVSVSIAICGAYIASCVATINGTGEVYFESVSMFTFFLLLGRYFEQNARQKASVSSSNLHKLVPLTASLVTENGIEEIPAKKLQVGNIILVSPGDVIAADGKIISGISGINESMLTGEQLPVSKAPGAEVFAGTINLEQPIKVEVTAIGQDQLVAEIIRLQEMASNAKPAIALTADKLARYFSATILTIAAITYVVWRQISPEDAFWVTLSVLVATCPCALALATPTAVTCATGLFTRLGIISRHGAVFEKLPRIKTVVFDKTGTLTCGNFSFGDIRLFDNIDKARALNLASALEQGSLHPIARLFARMPTSLEVQGQHHVVGLGVEGTIDGKHYRIGSAEYLNIAKDDMQSGQWVYLGDDTGLLAAFEIQDKLRDDARDTIKALKAKNIELQIASGDTSAHLQHVASTLGIDKVSGGLKPKGKLELVESLRRPDTLVAMFGDGINDAPVLAGADLSVAMGSGSAIAKNSADLILLGDHLHRFVEAMNIACKTNRIIRQNLAWALGYNLLILPLAVTGHVVPYIAAIGMSASSLIVVGNSLRLLRLKP, encoded by the coding sequence ATGACCACCATTTCCTGTTTTCACTGTAATGAACCTGTCCTGACCGGTAATCGCTTTATCACCCGAATCGATAATGTCGATCAGATGATGTGTTGCCCTGGATGTCAGGCAGTCTCTCAGGCGATTGTCGACGCCGGCCTGCTCTCCTATTACAAGTACCGCACCGAGCCCGGTAATCGTCAAACGGCACTGGTACCCGATAGCCTCAACCATTTCAGCGCCTATGACCTGCCAGAAGTACAACAGGACTTTGTGCAGGGGCGTGATGGCCGTGAGGAAGTGACCCTCAGTATCGATGGCATCACCTGTGCGGCCTGCGCCTGGCTGATTGAGCATAAGCTGCAAAAGCTTGAAGGCATTGAACGCATTCAGGTGAACTCCACCACTCAGCGCGCTTTTATCCGTTGGAAACCGGGGCTGGTTAAGCTGAGCGATATTCTGTCTGCTATCGGTAGCATTGGCTATAGCGCGGCACCTTTTCAACTGGACGACCAGGAAGTCGTCAGCAAGCGCAACAGCCGCCGTTTCCTGTTGAGACTGGGACTTGCGGGTTTTGCCACCATGCAGGTGATGATGTTCGCGCTGGCGCTTTATGCCGGCTACTTTACCGACCTGGAAACCGAGTACCGCGACTATTTTCGCTGGGTAAGCATGATTTTCGCCGCCCCCGTCGTGTTTTACTCCGCGCAGCCATTTTATTTCAGCGCCATACGCGCCATCCTGGGTGGCAAGCTCAATATGGACGTCTCAGTGTCCATTGCCATTTGCGGCGCTTACATAGCAAGCTGCGTTGCCACCATCAATGGTACCGGCGAGGTCTATTTCGAGTCGGTGTCCATGTTCACCTTCTTTTTGCTTCTTGGCCGCTATTTCGAGCAAAATGCCCGCCAAAAGGCATCGGTCAGCTCAAGTAACCTGCACAAGCTGGTGCCGCTGACGGCATCGTTAGTGACTGAGAATGGCATAGAAGAAATCCCTGCCAAGAAACTCCAGGTCGGCAACATCATTCTGGTCAGCCCCGGGGACGTGATTGCGGCCGATGGTAAAATAATCAGCGGTATCTCCGGCATCAACGAGTCCATGCTCACCGGTGAGCAGTTGCCTGTATCCAAGGCACCCGGCGCAGAGGTGTTTGCAGGCACCATCAATCTTGAACAGCCCATTAAGGTTGAAGTCACCGCCATCGGCCAGGACCAATTGGTTGCTGAAATCATCCGCCTCCAGGAAATGGCCTCCAATGCCAAGCCGGCAATTGCCCTTACCGCAGATAAACTTGCCCGTTACTTCTCGGCTACCATATTGACCATTGCCGCCATCACTTATGTGGTATGGCGCCAGATTTCTCCGGAAGATGCTTTTTGGGTGACACTATCCGTGTTGGTTGCCACCTGCCCCTGTGCCCTCGCCCTTGCCACGCCCACAGCAGTGACCTGCGCCACCGGGCTCTTTACCCGCCTCGGGATCATTTCCCGCCATGGCGCCGTCTTTGAAAAGTTGCCCAGAATAAAGACCGTGGTATTTGATAAAACCGGCACCCTCACCTGCGGCAACTTCAGTTTTGGCGACATCCGGTTGTTCGACAACATAGATAAGGCCCGAGCCCTCAACCTCGCATCCGCATTGGAACAGGGCTCTTTACACCCCATCGCCCGGTTATTCGCAAGAATGCCCACATCACTCGAAGTCCAGGGCCAGCATCATGTGGTGGGATTAGGTGTTGAAGGAACAATCGACGGCAAGCACTACCGGATTGGCAGTGCCGAATATCTTAATATTGCCAAAGACGACATGCAGTCAGGCCAGTGGGTGTACCTGGGCGATGACACAGGCCTGCTTGCCGCGTTTGAGATCCAGGATAAGCTCAGGGACGATGCCAGAGACACCATCAAGGCCTTGAAAGCCAAAAACATCGAACTGCAGATTGCCAGCGGTGATACCTCGGCCCACCTGCAACACGTCGCATCGACTCTCGGTATCGATAAGGTAAGTGGCGGCCTCAAACCCAAAGGAAAGCTCGAGCTTGTCGAGTCCCTTCGACGCCCTGACACTCTTGTTGCCATGTTTGGTGATGGGATTAATGATGCGCCGGTGCTCGCCGGTGCCGACCTTTCAGTGGCAATGGGCAGTGGCAGCGCCATCGCCAAAAACAGTGCCGATCTGATTTTACTCGGTGATCATCTGCACCGTTTTGTTGAAGCCATGAACATCGCATGTAAAACAAATCGTATCATCAGGCAGAATCTTGCCTGGGCATTGGGGTACAATCTGTTGATACTGCCACTTGCAGTGACCGGACATGTGGTTCCCTATATCGCCGCCATAGGCATGTCTGCCAGCTCGCTGATCGTAGTGGGTAACAGCTTGAGATTACTGAGGTTAAAACCGTGA